A single genomic interval of Magnetococcales bacterium harbors:
- a CDS encoding flagellar hook-length control protein FliK translates to MIPLSMPLPDIQRPKPVETTANTPSQTAPAEEDFKEALDRAANEQESESVKKQPESAPARPEAEKTVERRDADLENQEERAATDPLNTGSTRRKETVAKERKDDSGETEQTSDVHPKSEEEEIEEALAAWLSGPMDGSDPRMALPHAPVPPSFSPGVDSLSVVPGTTGGGEGMSGLSRGAWVANHFNPIEQFLGGAKPGQTAQGRGGQEIQGMILEGGLNSQRTSGTGTVLQHATRPSLSAHSPTFGEDLAEQIGRIRMISRPGGAEQVRINLMPRELGSMDVRLSVDEENRVHLLITTESEAARELLNKQMPQLKEAFLRQNLGFGDIAVQVDQRQRGDTSGQGFEWREGRGGFVHGEGEGTGDLGRSEAPPRRPWSPGQGLSVFA, encoded by the coding sequence ATGATCCCCTTGAGCATGCCCCTGCCGGACATCCAACGGCCCAAACCTGTCGAAACGACCGCCAACACACCATCCCAGACGGCCCCCGCCGAAGAGGATTTCAAGGAGGCCCTCGACCGGGCGGCAAATGAACAGGAATCGGAATCGGTCAAGAAACAACCGGAATCGGCCCCTGCCCGACCCGAAGCGGAAAAAACCGTCGAACGCCGCGATGCCGACCTCGAAAATCAGGAGGAACGCGCCGCGACCGATCCCCTGAACACCGGGTCCACCCGGAGAAAAGAGACGGTTGCGAAGGAAAGAAAAGACGATTCCGGGGAAACGGAGCAAACATCCGACGTCCACCCGAAGTCCGAGGAAGAGGAAATCGAGGAGGCTCTGGCCGCATGGCTCTCCGGACCGATGGATGGGTCCGACCCGCGGATGGCCCTTCCCCATGCCCCCGTGCCGCCGTCTTTCTCCCCGGGCGTCGATTCCTTGTCCGTCGTTCCCGGAACCACGGGGGGGGGCGAAGGGATGTCCGGTCTTTCCCGAGGCGCTTGGGTCGCCAATCATTTCAACCCGATCGAACAATTCCTTGGCGGAGCGAAACCGGGTCAAACGGCCCAGGGGCGGGGCGGACAGGAGATCCAGGGAATGATCCTGGAAGGGGGACTCAACAGCCAGAGAACCTCGGGAACCGGAACCGTGCTCCAGCATGCCACCCGGCCCTCCCTGAGCGCTCATTCGCCCACCTTTGGCGAGGACCTCGCGGAACAAATCGGTCGCATCCGGATGATCTCCCGTCCGGGAGGCGCCGAACAGGTGCGCATCAACCTGATGCCCCGCGAACTGGGATCCATGGATGTCCGCCTGTCGGTGGACGAGGAAAACAGGGTCCACCTGTTGATCACCACCGAAAGCGAAGCGGCACGGGAGCTGCTTAACAAACAGATGCCGCAATTGAAGGAGGCGTTTCTGCGCCAAAATCTTGGATTTGGCGACATCGCGGTTCAGGTGGATCAACGACAACGAGGTGACACCTCGGGACAGGGATTCGAATGGCGGGAAGGCCGTGGCGGATTCGTTCACGGCGAGGGAGAAGGGACCGGGGACCTTGGTCGATCCGAAGCCCCCCCCCGGCGTCCATGGTCCCCCGGACAAGGATTGTCGGTCTTTGCCTGA
- a CDS encoding nitronate monooxygenase has translation MSFPDSPPSKVPPESWQRGTRFLGTRHAILGGAMAWLSEHHLVSAISEAGGFGVLASGNMPPEMLRTEILATRSMTANPFGVNLITLNPRLPELVQVVIEQKISHCVLAGGLPDQPTIDTLKQADIKVILFAPSLALAKRLIKRGADALIIEGHEAGGHVGPVTTSVLVQEILPHLTDVPVFAAGGIANGTMVAGLVAMGAAGCQLGTRFVVAHECIAHANFKNAFLRAQARDAQVTAQFDPVLPVIPVRALVNKGTQSFNALQLQLIQEIKNGAKERKTAQLELEHFWVGALKRAAIDGDVEHGSVMAGQSVGLVNATQSVAEIIMELTSQLH, from the coding sequence ATGTCGTTTCCCGATTCTCCCCCAAGCAAGGTCCCACCCGAATCCTGGCAGCGCGGAACCCGGTTTCTCGGGACCCGGCACGCCATCCTTGGTGGGGCCATGGCCTGGCTTTCGGAACACCATCTGGTTTCCGCCATTTCCGAGGCGGGAGGATTCGGCGTTCTGGCCTCGGGCAACATGCCTCCGGAAATGTTGCGCACGGAAATCCTGGCCACCCGGAGCATGACCGCCAACCCGTTCGGCGTCAATCTGATCACCCTCAACCCCCGGCTCCCCGAACTGGTTCAGGTGGTCATCGAACAAAAAATCAGTCACTGCGTCCTCGCCGGTGGTCTTCCCGATCAACCCACCATCGATACCCTGAAGCAGGCGGACATCAAGGTCATTCTGTTCGCCCCGTCACTGGCGCTCGCCAAACGTCTGATCAAGCGTGGCGCCGATGCCCTGATCATCGAGGGACACGAAGCGGGGGGGCATGTCGGACCGGTCACCACTTCGGTCCTGGTCCAGGAAATTCTTCCCCATCTCACCGATGTCCCGGTATTCGCCGCGGGCGGTATCGCCAACGGCACCATGGTCGCGGGCCTGGTCGCCATGGGAGCGGCGGGTTGTCAGTTGGGCACGCGATTCGTCGTCGCTCATGAATGCATTGCCCATGCCAACTTCAAAAACGCCTTTCTCCGCGCCCAGGCGCGTGATGCCCAGGTCACGGCCCAGTTCGATCCGGTATTGCCGGTCATCCCGGTACGCGCCCTGGTCAACAAGGGAACCCAATCCTTCAATGCCCTGCAATTGCAATTGATCCAGGAAATCAAGAACGGCGCCAAGGAACGCAAGACGGCCCAACTGGAACTGGAACACTTCTGGGTCGGAGCGCTGAAGCGGGCCGCCATCGACGGCGACGTGGAACACGGGTCGGTCATGGCGGGACAAAGCGTCGGCCTGGTGAATGCCACCCAGAGCGTTGCCGAAATCATCATGGAATTGACATCCCAATTGCATTGA